The following proteins are encoded in a genomic region of Ornithodoros turicata isolate Travis chromosome 6, ASM3712646v1, whole genome shotgun sequence:
- the LOC135399068 gene encoding heparan sulfate glucosamine 3-O-sulfotransferase 1-like → MDRDPWTAGSLQRTRSRLLALCLAALATTCFVAAHLLGPPPFLLAPPPFFNPSSPVPSSNSAVATNQSPVTTTTTTAPQPSLPARAVRFPRTRRRLPHCVIIGARKCGTRALLEFLNLHPGIQKAPDEVHFFDDDSKYALGLEWYRRHMPYSFPDQLTVEKSPAYFVTEAAPGRVWAMNATIRLLLIVRDPVIRLVSDYAQLAANRQQRDKRVAPFEEVVLNVDGTVNTEYRPVRTSMYAVYFRRWLSHFQRQQIHVIDGDRLVKQPFEEMRKVETFLGLTHRIPKDAFYFNRTKGFFCVRNDTVDKCLNESKGRKHPDVPGPVVSKLRQFYAPFNREFYQMVGKDFEWPEE, encoded by the coding sequence ATGGACCGCGACCCCTGGACAGCGGGCTCCTTGCAACGGACCCGCTCCCGCCTGCTTGCCCTCTGCCTGGCCGCCTTAGCCACCACCTGCTTCGTCGCCGCCCATCTCCTAGGTCCGCCACCTTTCCTCCTTGCCCCACCACCATTTTTCAACCCATCCTCTCCCGTCCCTTCTTCAAACAGCGCCGTAGCCACAAACCAATCCcctgtcaccaccaccaccaccaccgcaccCCAACCCTCACTCCCAGCCCGTGCTGTACGTTTTCCTCGCACCCGCCGACGGCTCCCGCACTGCGTCATCATCGGCGCCCGCAAATGCGGCACCCGGGCTCTCCTCGAATTCCTCAACCTTCACCCGGGCATCCAGAAAGCCCCCGACGAAGTTCACTTTTTCGACGACGACTCCAAGTACGCCCTGGGTCTCGAATGGTACCGACGCCACATGCCCTACTCTTTTCCCGACCAACTGACCGTCGAGAAATCACCGGCCTACTTCGTCACCGAAGCTGCACCGGGCAGAGTTTGGGCCATGAACGCCACGATACGGCTGCTCCTCATCGTCAGAGACCCCGTCATACGTCTAGTGTCGGACTACGCGCAGCTCGCGGCGAACAGACAACAGAGGGACAAGCGAGTGGCGCCCTTCGAAGAAGTTGTCCTCAACGTGGACGGTACTGTGAACACAGAGTACCGCCCCGTCCGCACCAGCATGTACGCCGTGTACTTCCGCCGCtggctgtcgcattttcaacgGCAACAGATTCACGTGATCGACGGCGATCGACTGGTGAAGCAGCCGTTCGAGGAAATGAGGAAAGTGGAGACGTTCCTGGGGCTGACACATCGTATTCCGAAGGATGCCTTCTACTTCAACCGCACAAAGGGCTTCTTCTGTGTGAGGAACGACACGGTGGACAAGTGCCTGAATGAGAGCAAAGGGCGCAAGCACCCGGATGTGCCCGGTCCGGTGGTGTCCAAGTTGAGGCAGTTTTACGCGCCTTTCAACAGGGAGTTCTATCAGATGGTCGGGAAAGATTTTGAGTGGCCGGAGGAATGA